Proteins from one Antennarius striatus isolate MH-2024 chromosome 12, ASM4005453v1, whole genome shotgun sequence genomic window:
- the dip2a gene encoding disco-interacting protein 2 homolog A isoform X3 gives MAERTSSGLLMMLEPTPAVAMTLPAEVREKLAELELELSEGDITQKGYEKKRGKLLAPYIPQIQGVDPSLQIDNRIQTSSQAVFSGSKHSKARAANTRDERFRSDLHTEAVQAALAKYKERKMPMPSKRRSVLVQSSVEACTPPDTSSASEDEGSLRRQGRLTTSTPYQGHGHPTVEHWFNRVIQGSSTSSSASSTSSHPGGRSVTNTALAALNANAAATALADLMAHTQIDNHSAPPDVTGLLERSSHLAERPQVASVRGVSRGYNHHTSVMETADGVPVNSRVSSKIQQLLNTLKRPKRPPLREFFVDDFEELLDVQEPDPNQPKPEGQQMSTLEGEHLEAVNKWPPSLPAALQRWGTTQPKSPCLTALDNAGKPVYTLTYGKLWTRSQKLAYTLLNKLSTRNEPLLMPGDRVALVFPNNDPVMFMVAFYGCLLAELVPVPIEVPLTRKDAGSQQIGFLLGSCGVTLALTTDACQKGLPKAQTGEVATFKGWPRLLWFVTDGKHVVKPPKDWHPPVREASDDIAYIEYKTSKEGSTMGITVSHSAMLTHCHALTQACGYTEAETITNVLDFKRDAGLWHGVLTSVMNRMHVISIPYSLMKVNPLSWIQKVHTYKARVAVLKSRDMHWSLLAQRDQRDISLSSLRMLIVADGANPWSISSCDAFLNVFQARGLRPEVICPCASSSEAMTVAIRRPPEMGIPPPGKAVLSMGGLSHSVIRVDTEDKLSVLTVQDVGQVMPGAMVCVVRVEGTPYLCQTDEVGEICVSSGSTGVAYYGLPGMTKNVFETIPLLSSGVPISDRPFTRTSLLGFVGPDSLVFVVGKLDGLMVVSGRRHNADDVVATALAVEPMKFVYRGRIAVFSVSVLHDERIVVVAEQRPDSTEEDSFQWMSRVLQAIDSIHQVGVYCLALVPANTLPKAPLGGIHISETKQRFLEGALHPCNVLMCPHTCVTNLPKPRQKQPEVGPASMIVGNLVAGKRIAQASGRDVAQLEDNDQFLYIQDVLQWRAQATPDHPLFLVLNAKGTVASTASCLQLHKRAERVATALMGRLNTGDHVALVYPPGIDLIATFYGCLYAGCVPVTVRPPHPQNLATTLPTVKMIVEVSKSVCILTTQAITKLLKSKEANATVDIKSWPMVLDTDDLPRKKSSQMYKPPTPEMLAYLDFSVSTTGILAGVKMSHAATSALCRSIKLQCELYPSRQIAICLDPYCGLGFALWCLCSVYSGHQSILVPPLELESNASLWLTAVSQYKVRVTFCSYSVMEMCTKGLGSQTEALRLRNMNLSCVRTCMVVAEERPRIALTQTFSKIFKDLGLSPRAVSTTFGCRVNVAICLQPNRLGKLAEQGTAGPDPTTVYVDMRALRHDRVRLVERGSPHSLPLMESGKILPGVKVIIANTETKGPLGDSHLGEVWVSSPHNATGYYTVYGEEALHADHFNTKLSFGDTQTVWARTGYLGFLRRTELTDASGERHDALYIVGSLDETLELRGMRYHPIDIETSVIRSHKSIAECAVFTWTNLLVVVVELEGSEQEALDLVALVTNVVLEEHYLIVGVVVVVDPGVIPINSRGEKQRMHLRDGFLADQLDPIYVAYNM, from the exons ACACCTCCTCAGCATCAGAAGACGAAGGCTCGCTGCGCCGGCAGGGACGTCTGACCACCTCCACGCCCTACCAGGGGCACGGCCACCCGACCGTTGAACACTGGTTTAACCGTGTCATTCAGGGCTCATCCACCTCATCTTCTGCATCATCCACGTCGTCCCACCCAGGAGGGAGATCCGTCACCAACACTGCCCTAGCAGCCCTCAATGCTAATGCTGCAGCTACAGCACTGGCAGATCTGATGGCACACACTCAGATAg ATAACCACTCAGCACCCCCTGATGTGACGGGGTTGTTGGAGCGCTCTTCGCATCTTGCGGAGCGTCCCCAGGTGGCCTCGGTGCGAGGTGTTTCCAGGGGCTACAACCACCACACCAGCGTCATGGAGACTGCAGATG GTGTTCCAGTCAACAGTCGTGTCTCCTCCAAAATCCAGCAGTTGCTCAATACTCTGAAGAGACCAAAGCGACCACCACTGAGAGAGTTCTTTGTTGATGACTTTGAGGAGCTTTTGGATG TTCAGGAACCGGATCCCAACCAGCCAAAGCCAGAGGGCCAACAGATGAGCACCCTGGAAGGTGAACATCTTGAGGCAGTCAACAAGTGGCCTCCTTCATTACCAGCAGCCTTACAACGATGGGGCACAACTCAGCCCAAGAGTCCCTGTCTAACAGCACTCGACAATGCTGGAAAGCCTGTCTACACACTCACCTACG GTAAACTATGGACCCGGAGTCAGAAACTGGCCTACACTCTTCTAAACAAGCTGAGCACCAGAAATGAGCCTTTGCTCATGCCTGGAGACAGA GTCGCACTTGTTTTCCCCAACAATGACCCGGTGATGTTCATGGTGGCCTTCTATGGCTGCCTCCTGGCGGAGTTGGTCCCTGTTCCCATTGAAGTGCCGCTGACCAGAAAG GACGCTGGAAGTCAACAGATTGGTTTTCTGTTGGGCAGCTGTGGCGTTACGTTGGCACTGACCACAGATGCTTGTCAAAAAGGTTTGCCCAAAGCACAAACAGGGGAGGTAGCCACTTTTAAAG GCTGGCCGCGGTTACTGTGGTTTGTAACAGATGGAAAACATGTTGTCAAGCCTCCGAAAGACTGGCATCCTCCAGTACGGGAAGCTAGTGATGACATAGCCTACATAGAG TATAAAACCAGCAAAGAAGGAAGCACTATGGGAATCACAGTGTCCCACTCAGCCATGCTGACTCACTGCCATGCCCTGACACAGGCCTGCGGCTACACTGAAG CTGAGACGATAACCAATGTCCTGGATTTCAAGAGAGATGCTGGTTTGTGGCATGGTGTCCTTACT AGTGTCATGAATCGGATGCATGTGATCAGTATTCCATACTCCCTGATGAAAGTCAACCCACTCTCCTGGATACAGAAGGTTCACACATACAAAG CACGGGTTGCGGTGTTGAAGTCAAGGGACATGCACTGGTCTCTGTTGGCCCAAAGAGACCAGAGGGACATCAGCCTGAGCTCCTTACGGATGCTCATTGTGGCTGACGGCGCTAACCCAT GGTCGATATCCTCCTGCGATGCTTTCCTCAACGTGTTTCAGGCACGTGGGCTTCGACCTGAGGTGATCTGTCCATGTGCCAGTTCTTCAGAAGCTATGACTGTCGCCATCCGCAG ACCTCCTGAAATGGGTATTCCACCTCCAGGGAAGGCAGTGCTGTCTATGGGTGGGCTGAGCCACAGTGTGATACGTGTGGACACAGAGGACAAACTCTCTGTCCTCACGGTGCAGGATGTGGGACAGGTCATGCCTGGAG CTATGGTGTGTGTGGTGCGGGTGGAGGGAACACCCTACCTCTGTCAGACAGATGAGGTTGGAGAGATCTGTGTGAGCTCAGGCAGCACTGGCGTAGCTTATTATGGCCTGCCAGGCATGACCAAGAACGTCTTTGAG ACCATCCCCCTGTTATCTTCTGGGGTTCCCATTAGTGACAGACCCTTTACCAGGACCTCACTGCTGGGCTTTGTGGGACCA GACAGCCTTGTGTTTGTCGTTGGGAAGCTGGACGGTCTGATGGTGGTCAGCGGGCGAAGACACAATGCTGATGACGTAGTTGCTACGGCGCTGGCAGTGGAGCCCATGAAGTTTGTGTACAGAGGAAG GATcgctgtgttttctgtttctgtgctgCATGATGAGAGGATTGTTGTGGTGGCCGAGCAGAGGCCAGATTCCACCGAGGAAGACAGCTTCCAGTGGATGAGCCGTGTACTTCAG GCAATAGATAGCATCCACCAGGTTGGTGTGTACTGCCTGGCTCTGGTTCCTGCTAACACACTTCCTAAAGCTCCTCTGGGCGGTATCCATATATCTGAGACCAAACAGCGCTTTCTGGAAGGTGCCTTGCATCCTTGCAACGTTCTCATGTGTCCTCACACATGTGTGACCAACCTACCAAAGCCACGGCAGAAACAACCAG AGGTCGGTCCTGCTTCTATGATAGTGGGCAACCTGGTGGCAGGCAAAAGGATAGCACAGGCCAGTGGGAGAGACGTGGCACAGCTAGAGGACAATGATCAG TTCCTGTACATACAAGACGTGCTGCAGTGGAGAGCTCAGGCCACTCCAGATCATCCTCTCTTCCTTGTTCTCAATGCTAAG GGCACGGTGGCCAGCACAGCTTCCTGTCTCCAACTGCACAAACGGGCGGAGCGTGTGGCTACAGCGCTGATGGGACGCCTCAACACCGGCGACCATGTGGCGCTTGTCTACCCCCCAG GAATTGACCTGATTGCCACCTTCTATGGCTGCCTGTATGCTGGCTGCGTACCAGTGACTGTCAGACCTCCACACCCCCAGAACCTGGCAACAACACTGCCCACTGTCAAGATGATTGTTGAG GTCAGTAAGTCGGTTTGTATCCTGACCACTCAAGCAATAACAAAGCTGCTAAAATCCAAAGAGGCTAATGCCACCGTGGATATCAAGAGCTGGCCCATGGTGCTGGACAcag ATGACCTCCCTAGGAAGAAGAGTTCCCAGATGTACAAGCCCCCAACCCCGGAGATGTTAGCTTACCTGGATTTTAGTGTGTCCACAACAGGCATCTTAGCAGGAGTCAAA ATGTCTCATGCTGCCACCAGTGCCTTGTGCCGCTCCATAAAACTGCAGTGTGAGCTCTACCCTTCCAGACAGATCGCCATCTGTCTGGACCCGTATTGTGGCCTGGGCTTCGCTCTGTGGTGTCTGTGCAG TGTGTATTCAGGACACCAGTCAATCCTGGTTCCCCCTCTGGAGCTGGAGAGCAATGCCTCCCTGTGGCTCACAGCAGTGAGCCAGTACAAAGTTCGTGTCACCTTCTGCTCATACTCCGTTATGGAAATGTGCACCAAGGGCCTGGGTTCACAGACGGAAGCACTACGG CTGCGAAACATGAACTTGTCTTGCGTGCGTACCTGCATGGTGGTTGCAGAGGAGCGGCCCCGTATAGCACTCACTCAGACCTTCTCAAAAATCTTCAAGGACTTGGGGCTGTCCCCACGAGCTGTAAGCACCACCTTCGGCTGCAGGGTGAACGTGGCCATCTGCTTGCAG CCCAACAGGTTAGGGAAACTGGCTGAGCAG GGCACAGCTGGACCGGACCCCACAACAGTCTATGTGGACATGAGAGCTCTACGACATGATAG GGTCCGCCTTGTAGAGAGAGGGTCGCCACACAGCCTGCCTTTAATGGAGTCTGGGAAG ATCCTTCCTGGAGTGAAGGTGATCATTGCCAACACAGAGACAAAAGGACCTTTGGGAGACTCCCATTTAGGAGAG GTGTGGGTGAGCAGTCCCCATAATGCAACAGGCTACTACACTGTGTACGGTGAGGAGGCGCTGCATGCTGACCACTTCAACACCAAGCTGAGCTTCGGTGATACCCAGACAGTCTGGGCGAGGACGGGCTACCTGGGCTTCCTGCGGCGCACTGAACTGACTGATGCCAGTGGAG agcgTCATGATGCCCTCTACATTGTCGGTTCTCTTGACGAGACTTTGGAACTAAGGGGAATGAGATATCACCCAATTGACATTGAAACGTCTGTGATCCGTTCTCACAAGAGCATAGCCGAATG tGCTGTGTTTACATGGACAAACCTCCTCGTCGTGGTCGTGGAGCTGGAGGGATCCGAGCAGGAGGCCCTGGACCTGGTGGCGCTGGTCACTAACGTCGTCCTAGAAGAGCACTACCTCATTgtaggggtggtggtggtggtcgaCCCCGGCGTCATCCCCATCAACTCCCGAGGGGAGAAACAACGAATGCACCTCAGAGACGGATTCCTGGCTGACCAGCTGGATCCCATATATGTGGCTTACAATATGTGA
- the dip2a gene encoding disco-interacting protein 2 homolog A isoform X2, translated as MAERTSSGLLMMLEPTPAVAMTLPAEVREKLAELELELSEGDITQKGYEKKRGKLLAPYIPQIQGVDPSLQIDNRIQTSSQAVFSGSKHSKARAANTRDERFRSDLHTEAVQAALAKYKERKMPMPSKRRSVLVQSSVEACTPPDTSSASEDEGSLRRQGRLTTSTPYQGHGHPTVEHWFNRVIQGSSTSSSASSTSSHPGGRSVTNTALAALNANAAATALADLMAHTQIDNHSAPPDVTGLLERSSHLAERPQVASVRGVSRGYNHHTSVMETADGCEWRSEGSLSLMDGVPVNSRVSSKIQQLLNTLKRPKRPPLREFFVDDFEELLDVQEPDPNQPKPEGQQMSTLEGEHLEAVNKWPPSLPAALQRWGTTQPKSPCLTALDNAGKPVYTLTYGKLWTRSQKLAYTLLNKLSTRNEPLLMPGDRVALVFPNNDPVMFMVAFYGCLLAELVPVPIEVPLTRKDAGSQQIGFLLGSCGVTLALTTDACQKGLPKAQTGEVATFKGWPRLLWFVTDGKHVVKPPKDWHPPVREASDDIAYIEYKTSKEGSTMGITVSHSAMLTHCHALTQACGYTEAETITNVLDFKRDAGLWHGVLTSVMNRMHVISIPYSLMKVNPLSWIQKVHTYKARVAVLKSRDMHWSLLAQRDQRDISLSSLRMLIVADGANPWSISSCDAFLNVFQARGLRPEVICPCASSSEAMTVAIRRPPEMGIPPPGKAVLSMGGLSHSVIRVDTEDKLSVLTVQDVGQVMPGAMVCVVRVEGTPYLCQTDEVGEICVSSGSTGVAYYGLPGMTKNVFETIPLLSSGVPISDRPFTRTSLLGFVGPDSLVFVVGKLDGLMVVSGRRHNADDVVATALAVEPMKFVYRGRIAVFSVSVLHDERIVVVAEQRPDSTEEDSFQWMSRVLQAIDSIHQVGVYCLALVPANTLPKAPLGGIHISETKQRFLEGALHPCNVLMCPHTCVTNLPKPRQKQPEVGPASMIVGNLVAGKRIAQASGRDVAQLEDNDQFLYIQDVLQWRAQATPDHPLFLVLNAKGTVASTASCLQLHKRAERVATALMGRLNTGDHVALVYPPGIDLIATFYGCLYAGCVPVTVRPPHPQNLATTLPTVKMIVEVSKSVCILTTQAITKLLKSKEANATVDIKSWPMVLDTDDLPRKKSSQMYKPPTPEMLAYLDFSVSTTGILAGVKMSHAATSALCRSIKLQCELYPSRQIAICLDPYCGLGFALWCLCSVYSGHQSILVPPLELESNASLWLTAVSQYKVRVTFCSYSVMEMCTKGLGSQTEALRLRNMNLSCVRTCMVVAEERPRIALTQTFSKIFKDLGLSPRAVSTTFGCRVNVAICLQGTAGPDPTTVYVDMRALRHDRVRLVERGSPHSLPLMESGKILPGVKVIIANTETKGPLGDSHLGEVWVSSPHNATGYYTVYGEEALHADHFNTKLSFGDTQTVWARTGYLGFLRRTELTDASGERHDALYIVGSLDETLELRGMRYHPIDIETSVIRSHKSIAECAVFTWTNLLVVVVELEGSEQEALDLVALVTNVVLEEHYLIVGVVVVVDPGVIPINSRGEKQRMHLRDGFLADQLDPIYVAYNM; from the exons ACACCTCCTCAGCATCAGAAGACGAAGGCTCGCTGCGCCGGCAGGGACGTCTGACCACCTCCACGCCCTACCAGGGGCACGGCCACCCGACCGTTGAACACTGGTTTAACCGTGTCATTCAGGGCTCATCCACCTCATCTTCTGCATCATCCACGTCGTCCCACCCAGGAGGGAGATCCGTCACCAACACTGCCCTAGCAGCCCTCAATGCTAATGCTGCAGCTACAGCACTGGCAGATCTGATGGCACACACTCAGATAg ATAACCACTCAGCACCCCCTGATGTGACGGGGTTGTTGGAGCGCTCTTCGCATCTTGCGGAGCGTCCCCAGGTGGCCTCGGTGCGAGGTGTTTCCAGGGGCTACAACCACCACACCAGCGTCATGGAGACTGCAGATG GCTGTGAATGGAGAAGTGAAGGATCCCTCAGTTTAATGGATG GTGTTCCAGTCAACAGTCGTGTCTCCTCCAAAATCCAGCAGTTGCTCAATACTCTGAAGAGACCAAAGCGACCACCACTGAGAGAGTTCTTTGTTGATGACTTTGAGGAGCTTTTGGATG TTCAGGAACCGGATCCCAACCAGCCAAAGCCAGAGGGCCAACAGATGAGCACCCTGGAAGGTGAACATCTTGAGGCAGTCAACAAGTGGCCTCCTTCATTACCAGCAGCCTTACAACGATGGGGCACAACTCAGCCCAAGAGTCCCTGTCTAACAGCACTCGACAATGCTGGAAAGCCTGTCTACACACTCACCTACG GTAAACTATGGACCCGGAGTCAGAAACTGGCCTACACTCTTCTAAACAAGCTGAGCACCAGAAATGAGCCTTTGCTCATGCCTGGAGACAGA GTCGCACTTGTTTTCCCCAACAATGACCCGGTGATGTTCATGGTGGCCTTCTATGGCTGCCTCCTGGCGGAGTTGGTCCCTGTTCCCATTGAAGTGCCGCTGACCAGAAAG GACGCTGGAAGTCAACAGATTGGTTTTCTGTTGGGCAGCTGTGGCGTTACGTTGGCACTGACCACAGATGCTTGTCAAAAAGGTTTGCCCAAAGCACAAACAGGGGAGGTAGCCACTTTTAAAG GCTGGCCGCGGTTACTGTGGTTTGTAACAGATGGAAAACATGTTGTCAAGCCTCCGAAAGACTGGCATCCTCCAGTACGGGAAGCTAGTGATGACATAGCCTACATAGAG TATAAAACCAGCAAAGAAGGAAGCACTATGGGAATCACAGTGTCCCACTCAGCCATGCTGACTCACTGCCATGCCCTGACACAGGCCTGCGGCTACACTGAAG CTGAGACGATAACCAATGTCCTGGATTTCAAGAGAGATGCTGGTTTGTGGCATGGTGTCCTTACT AGTGTCATGAATCGGATGCATGTGATCAGTATTCCATACTCCCTGATGAAAGTCAACCCACTCTCCTGGATACAGAAGGTTCACACATACAAAG CACGGGTTGCGGTGTTGAAGTCAAGGGACATGCACTGGTCTCTGTTGGCCCAAAGAGACCAGAGGGACATCAGCCTGAGCTCCTTACGGATGCTCATTGTGGCTGACGGCGCTAACCCAT GGTCGATATCCTCCTGCGATGCTTTCCTCAACGTGTTTCAGGCACGTGGGCTTCGACCTGAGGTGATCTGTCCATGTGCCAGTTCTTCAGAAGCTATGACTGTCGCCATCCGCAG ACCTCCTGAAATGGGTATTCCACCTCCAGGGAAGGCAGTGCTGTCTATGGGTGGGCTGAGCCACAGTGTGATACGTGTGGACACAGAGGACAAACTCTCTGTCCTCACGGTGCAGGATGTGGGACAGGTCATGCCTGGAG CTATGGTGTGTGTGGTGCGGGTGGAGGGAACACCCTACCTCTGTCAGACAGATGAGGTTGGAGAGATCTGTGTGAGCTCAGGCAGCACTGGCGTAGCTTATTATGGCCTGCCAGGCATGACCAAGAACGTCTTTGAG ACCATCCCCCTGTTATCTTCTGGGGTTCCCATTAGTGACAGACCCTTTACCAGGACCTCACTGCTGGGCTTTGTGGGACCA GACAGCCTTGTGTTTGTCGTTGGGAAGCTGGACGGTCTGATGGTGGTCAGCGGGCGAAGACACAATGCTGATGACGTAGTTGCTACGGCGCTGGCAGTGGAGCCCATGAAGTTTGTGTACAGAGGAAG GATcgctgtgttttctgtttctgtgctgCATGATGAGAGGATTGTTGTGGTGGCCGAGCAGAGGCCAGATTCCACCGAGGAAGACAGCTTCCAGTGGATGAGCCGTGTACTTCAG GCAATAGATAGCATCCACCAGGTTGGTGTGTACTGCCTGGCTCTGGTTCCTGCTAACACACTTCCTAAAGCTCCTCTGGGCGGTATCCATATATCTGAGACCAAACAGCGCTTTCTGGAAGGTGCCTTGCATCCTTGCAACGTTCTCATGTGTCCTCACACATGTGTGACCAACCTACCAAAGCCACGGCAGAAACAACCAG AGGTCGGTCCTGCTTCTATGATAGTGGGCAACCTGGTGGCAGGCAAAAGGATAGCACAGGCCAGTGGGAGAGACGTGGCACAGCTAGAGGACAATGATCAG TTCCTGTACATACAAGACGTGCTGCAGTGGAGAGCTCAGGCCACTCCAGATCATCCTCTCTTCCTTGTTCTCAATGCTAAG GGCACGGTGGCCAGCACAGCTTCCTGTCTCCAACTGCACAAACGGGCGGAGCGTGTGGCTACAGCGCTGATGGGACGCCTCAACACCGGCGACCATGTGGCGCTTGTCTACCCCCCAG GAATTGACCTGATTGCCACCTTCTATGGCTGCCTGTATGCTGGCTGCGTACCAGTGACTGTCAGACCTCCACACCCCCAGAACCTGGCAACAACACTGCCCACTGTCAAGATGATTGTTGAG GTCAGTAAGTCGGTTTGTATCCTGACCACTCAAGCAATAACAAAGCTGCTAAAATCCAAAGAGGCTAATGCCACCGTGGATATCAAGAGCTGGCCCATGGTGCTGGACAcag ATGACCTCCCTAGGAAGAAGAGTTCCCAGATGTACAAGCCCCCAACCCCGGAGATGTTAGCTTACCTGGATTTTAGTGTGTCCACAACAGGCATCTTAGCAGGAGTCAAA ATGTCTCATGCTGCCACCAGTGCCTTGTGCCGCTCCATAAAACTGCAGTGTGAGCTCTACCCTTCCAGACAGATCGCCATCTGTCTGGACCCGTATTGTGGCCTGGGCTTCGCTCTGTGGTGTCTGTGCAG TGTGTATTCAGGACACCAGTCAATCCTGGTTCCCCCTCTGGAGCTGGAGAGCAATGCCTCCCTGTGGCTCACAGCAGTGAGCCAGTACAAAGTTCGTGTCACCTTCTGCTCATACTCCGTTATGGAAATGTGCACCAAGGGCCTGGGTTCACAGACGGAAGCACTACGG CTGCGAAACATGAACTTGTCTTGCGTGCGTACCTGCATGGTGGTTGCAGAGGAGCGGCCCCGTATAGCACTCACTCAGACCTTCTCAAAAATCTTCAAGGACTTGGGGCTGTCCCCACGAGCTGTAAGCACCACCTTCGGCTGCAGGGTGAACGTGGCCATCTGCTTGCAG GGCACAGCTGGACCGGACCCCACAACAGTCTATGTGGACATGAGAGCTCTACGACATGATAG GGTCCGCCTTGTAGAGAGAGGGTCGCCACACAGCCTGCCTTTAATGGAGTCTGGGAAG ATCCTTCCTGGAGTGAAGGTGATCATTGCCAACACAGAGACAAAAGGACCTTTGGGAGACTCCCATTTAGGAGAG GTGTGGGTGAGCAGTCCCCATAATGCAACAGGCTACTACACTGTGTACGGTGAGGAGGCGCTGCATGCTGACCACTTCAACACCAAGCTGAGCTTCGGTGATACCCAGACAGTCTGGGCGAGGACGGGCTACCTGGGCTTCCTGCGGCGCACTGAACTGACTGATGCCAGTGGAG agcgTCATGATGCCCTCTACATTGTCGGTTCTCTTGACGAGACTTTGGAACTAAGGGGAATGAGATATCACCCAATTGACATTGAAACGTCTGTGATCCGTTCTCACAAGAGCATAGCCGAATG tGCTGTGTTTACATGGACAAACCTCCTCGTCGTGGTCGTGGAGCTGGAGGGATCCGAGCAGGAGGCCCTGGACCTGGTGGCGCTGGTCACTAACGTCGTCCTAGAAGAGCACTACCTCATTgtaggggtggtggtggtggtcgaCCCCGGCGTCATCCCCATCAACTCCCGAGGGGAGAAACAACGAATGCACCTCAGAGACGGATTCCTGGCTGACCAGCTGGATCCCATATATGTGGCTTACAATATGTGA